A genomic region of Vitreoscilla filiformis contains the following coding sequences:
- a CDS encoding quinone oxidoreductase family protein, which translates to MSLNSQTVRIHAFGGPDQLVLETVPVASPAPGEVCIGHRAIGLNFIDVYQRTGLYPNALPLALGMEGAGVVEAVGDGVTHLAVGDRVAYASMPPGGYCERRVMPAQCVVRLPDAISFEEGAAMMLKGLTVQYLLRQTQPQGGLHPGDFILFHAAAGGVGLIACQWARAMGLRLIATAGSDEKCALALAHGAAYAINYRTEDFVARVLEITGGAKVKAVYDSVGADTFMKSLDCLAPFGLMATYGNASGKVPPVDIGVLAAKGSLYVTRPTLFTFLASRERTQAMADDLFGMVTSGAVKIRIDQRYALADVAQAHRDLEARQTTGSSILLPQGC; encoded by the coding sequence ATGTCCTTGAACAGCCAAACCGTTCGCATCCACGCCTTTGGTGGCCCCGATCAACTCGTGCTGGAAACCGTTCCAGTTGCTTCACCCGCGCCCGGTGAGGTTTGTATCGGCCATCGCGCCATTGGCTTAAATTTCATCGACGTGTACCAGCGCACCGGGCTGTATCCGAATGCCCTGCCGCTGGCGTTGGGCATGGAAGGTGCGGGGGTGGTCGAGGCGGTGGGAGACGGGGTCACCCACTTGGCGGTGGGAGATCGGGTGGCCTATGCCAGCATGCCGCCGGGCGGCTACTGCGAGCGTCGGGTGATGCCTGCGCAGTGCGTGGTGCGTTTGCCCGATGCGATCAGCTTCGAGGAAGGCGCCGCGATGATGCTCAAGGGGCTGACGGTGCAATACCTGCTGCGCCAGACCCAACCCCAAGGGGGTTTGCACCCCGGCGATTTCATTTTGTTCCACGCCGCAGCGGGGGGCGTGGGGTTGATCGCATGCCAATGGGCGCGGGCGATGGGGTTGCGCCTCATCGCCACAGCGGGCAGTGATGAAAAATGTGCCCTGGCCTTGGCCCATGGCGCGGCGTACGCCATCAACTACCGCACGGAGGATTTCGTGGCGCGGGTGTTAGAGATCACCGGCGGCGCCAAAGTCAAAGCGGTGTACGACTCGGTGGGGGCCGACACGTTCATGAAGTCGCTCGACTGCCTCGCACCGTTTGGCTTGATGGCCACGTATGGCAACGCTTCGGGCAAGGTGCCGCCGGTGGACATTGGTGTGCTGGCGGCCAAAGGGTCACTCTACGTCACCCGACCCACGTTGTTCACGTTCTTGGCCAGCCGTGAGCGCACTCAAGCCATGGCCGACGATTTATTCGGCATGGTCACGTCCGGGGCGGTGAAGATTCGCATCGATCAGCGCTATGCGCTGGCCGATGTCGCCCAGGCCCATCGGGATTTGGAAGCACGGCAGACCACCGGCTCCAGCATCCTGCTGCCTCAGGGCTGCTGA
- a CDS encoding GNAT family N-acetyltransferase — translation MAHTPTALTVTHNPDAARFEARVDGLLCQAAYRLNNSVLDIYHTGVPQALEGRGIAAQLVVAALQHARANGLKVRPTCSYVAVYLRRHPEWADVQQP, via the coding sequence ATGGCCCACACGCCCACCGCCCTCACCGTCACCCACAACCCGGATGCCGCGCGTTTTGAGGCGAGGGTTGATGGCCTGCTGTGCCAAGCCGCCTACCGTTTGAACAACAGCGTGCTGGACATCTACCACACCGGCGTTCCGCAGGCGTTAGAGGGCCGGGGCATCGCAGCCCAACTGGTGGTCGCAGCCCTGCAACACGCCCGCGCAAATGGGCTGAAAGTTCGGCCCACATGCAGCTACGTGGCCGTTTACCTGCGCCGCCACCCCGAGTGGGCCGACGTTCAGCAGCCCTGA
- a CDS encoding YaeQ family protein: MALKSIVYKAQLQIADMDRALYADHALTLARHPSETDERLMMRVLAFALSVPADDLRGRLEFAAGLSDTDEPDLWQRDLTGELVQWIEVGQPDDRRLAKACGRSEQVRLWAYASSVPIWWQALQGKVARLDNLEVWQVPTEASRALAGLAARSMQLQITVQDGHIWVSDAQQSVELEPLSLKARRSSR; this comes from the coding sequence ATGGCGCTGAAATCGATCGTCTACAAAGCCCAATTGCAGATCGCCGACATGGATCGGGCGTTGTACGCCGACCACGCGCTCACCTTGGCGCGGCATCCGTCGGAAACCGACGAACGCCTCATGATGCGGGTGCTGGCTTTTGCACTGTCCGTTCCGGCGGACGACCTGCGAGGCCGGTTGGAGTTTGCCGCCGGCTTGTCCGACACGGACGAGCCCGATCTGTGGCAGCGCGATCTCACTGGCGAGTTGGTGCAGTGGATCGAAGTCGGACAACCGGACGACCGGCGCTTGGCCAAAGCCTGTGGCCGTTCCGAACAGGTGCGGCTGTGGGCCTACGCGAGCAGCGTGCCGATTTGGTGGCAAGCGCTGCAAGGCAAGGTGGCGCGGCTGGACAACCTGGAAGTCTGGCAAGTGCCGACCGAAGCCAGCCGGGCGCTGGCCGGGCTGGCCGCACGCAGCATGCAACTGCAAATCACGGTGCAAGACGGGCACATTTGGGTCAGCGACGCGCAACAATCCGTCGAATTGGAGCCGTTGAGCCTGAAGGCCCGGCGCTCGTCACGCTGA
- a CDS encoding DEAD/DEAH box helicase gives MSFESLGLDEALVRALSTAGYENPTDVQAHAIPAALAGKDLRVCSSTGSGKTAAFVLPALMKVLEARKDPANKPKRGEVKGPRILVLVPTRELSMQVAKAASNYGRHVQWLSVTSVVGGVPYPAQIKALRGPLDILIATPGRLIDHIESGKAILSNVDMLVLDEADRMLDMGFIEDIERIADELPAGRQTLMASATFAGEVGRLAQRLQKADVERIEIAAHTEKHENIEQQILWADDLDHKHALLDHLLTERELDQAVVFTSTQVDADLLADRLGELGHAVASLHGGMPQGRRNRVLQGLRNRQLRILVATDVAARGIDVPTITHVINYGLPLKAEDYVHRIGRTGRAGRSGKAVTLAERRDIPMIRRIQHYTTQPIPVATVSGLEPTRPVPDLVSRTNRGGPRGGGARFGDRGPRSGPRFGDRGGFDRGGRFGGERSFEPRADGDRFNERRDPGQHLDRGHGERPAFGDRGSFQDRHPHERPRFNHDRPERGPRTAHPGARREEGFSKPRAPRKD, from the coding sequence ATGAGCTTTGAATCCCTTGGCCTCGACGAGGCCCTGGTGCGCGCCCTGAGCACCGCTGGTTACGAAAACCCCACCGACGTCCAAGCCCACGCCATTCCCGCCGCTTTGGCCGGGAAAGACCTGCGCGTTTGCTCCAGCACCGGCAGCGGCAAAACCGCCGCCTTCGTGCTGCCCGCCCTGATGAAAGTGCTGGAAGCCCGCAAGGATCCGGCCAACAAGCCCAAGCGTGGCGAAGTCAAGGGTCCGCGCATCCTCGTGCTGGTGCCCACCCGCGAACTGAGCATGCAAGTGGCCAAGGCCGCTTCCAACTATGGCCGCCATGTGCAGTGGCTGTCCGTCACCAGCGTGGTGGGCGGCGTGCCCTACCCGGCCCAGATCAAGGCCCTGCGTGGCCCGTTGGACATCCTGATCGCCACCCCCGGCCGTCTGATCGACCACATTGAAAGCGGCAAGGCCATTCTGTCCAACGTCGACATGCTGGTGCTGGACGAAGCCGACCGCATGCTGGACATGGGCTTCATCGAAGACATCGAACGCATCGCCGACGAACTGCCGGCTGGCCGCCAAACCCTGATGGCCAGCGCCACCTTTGCGGGTGAAGTGGGTCGCCTGGCGCAGCGCCTGCAAAAGGCCGACGTCGAGCGCATCGAAATCGCCGCCCACACCGAGAAGCACGAGAACATCGAGCAGCAAATCCTGTGGGCCGACGATCTCGACCACAAACACGCCCTGCTGGATCACCTGCTGACCGAGCGCGAGCTGGACCAAGCCGTGGTCTTCACCAGCACCCAAGTCGATGCCGACTTGCTGGCGGATCGCTTGGGCGAGCTGGGCCACGCTGTGGCGTCGCTGCACGGTGGCATGCCGCAAGGCCGCCGCAACCGCGTGCTGCAAGGTCTGCGCAACCGCCAGTTGCGCATTTTGGTGGCCACCGACGTGGCCGCACGCGGCATCGACGTGCCCACCATCACCCACGTCATCAACTACGGTCTGCCGCTCAAGGCCGAGGATTACGTACACCGCATCGGTCGCACTGGCCGTGCCGGTCGCTCTGGCAAGGCCGTGACGCTGGCCGAGCGCCGTGACATTCCGATGATCCGCCGCATCCAGCACTACACCACGCAGCCGATCCCGGTGGCCACGGTGTCCGGCTTGGAACCGACCCGTCCGGTGCCTGATTTGGTGAGCCGCACCAACCGGGGCGGCCCGCGTGGCGGCGGTGCTCGCTTTGGCGATCGCGGCCCGCGCAGCGGCCCGCGTTTTGGCGATCGTGGTGGCTTCGACCGGGGTGGCCGTTTCGGTGGCGAACGCAGCTTCGAGCCGCGTGCCGATGGCGACCGTTTCAACGAGCGCCGCGACCCAGGCCAACACCTGGATCGCGGCCACGGTGAGCGCCCGGCCTTCGGTGATCGCGGCAGCTTCCAAGATCGTCATCCGCACGAGCGTCCGCGCTTCAACCACGACCGCCCCGAGCGTGGCCCGCGCACCGCTCACCCGGGTGCCCGCCGTGAAGAGGGTTTCAGCAAGCCGCGCGCGCCGCGCAAGGACTGA
- a CDS encoding TonB-dependent receptor plug domain-containing protein, whose amino-acid sequence MKKQSWPVSTSCAVWVWASWAGVAWAQAPVAAPAASAPASAPEIQDVEISGQRQSDTEQRRRSTASKIVIGREDIERFGSTSLGDILKRLPGVTVQGGSQVRMRGLGGGYTQILIDGERVQAGLSLDSLDPEQVERIEILRAPTAETGARAIAGTISIITRENRRRRMNDLKLTLGHEGDAWQPRAAWSREDQWGGMDYNLSLIWAAPDSASDSLLHTVNTDPDPSLGTDRQERIHTDASSRVLHARARLQWRGQEGEQFTLTPILGWIPSENTSSSHMLPGATGGVPYDRSAASTDTQVNFARLNATWRRPVGPGRLEWQGSVGRSSVRSRTLRQEWLGRSVTDYDDESQTQGRSARLQWKYSVLLGEDHNLVSGLEWERERRTEERTSLENGVPASTDFGANYQAQVNRVAGYVQDEWSLSRQWAAHAGLRGELLQTRGDSADGITRNRSEVWSPMLHLLWKPEPRSRDQVRLSLTRSYRSPDLGQLTGASWSSKGTNSPTNPDRRGNPDLRPELATGLDLAVEHYLPQGGMLSVSLFERRLSDYIRTLVTATPQADGTLRYVSQPLNQGRATTRGIEMEAKFNLRSVWANAPDTDLRFNLSLYRSRVDGVAGPDNRLDQQADGTLNIGVDHKIGSVMLGGNYGYTPGYTTRLSDNQWAVRNDRRSLDVYAQWQVRPDMRWRLSASNLLARDSESSSIVGTETATTLASTAPQWRLQLEFKL is encoded by the coding sequence ATGAAGAAGCAGAGCTGGCCAGTGAGCACGTCGTGCGCTGTCTGGGTGTGGGCCTCTTGGGCTGGAGTGGCCTGGGCACAGGCGCCGGTCGCAGCGCCTGCCGCGTCGGCCCCGGCGTCCGCGCCAGAGATTCAGGACGTGGAAATCAGCGGCCAACGCCAGTCTGACACCGAGCAGCGTCGGCGCTCGACCGCCAGCAAAATCGTCATCGGTCGGGAGGACATTGAGCGTTTTGGCAGTACATCGCTTGGTGACATCCTCAAGCGTCTGCCCGGTGTGACCGTGCAAGGTGGCAGCCAAGTGCGCATGCGCGGCCTCGGTGGGGGGTACACCCAAATCCTCATCGATGGGGAGCGGGTGCAAGCGGGGCTGTCCTTGGATTCGCTGGATCCTGAGCAGGTCGAGCGCATTGAGATTTTGCGGGCCCCTACGGCGGAGACGGGCGCCCGGGCCATTGCTGGCACGATCAGCATCATCACCCGCGAGAACCGGCGCCGGCGCATGAACGACCTCAAGCTCACGCTGGGCCACGAAGGGGATGCTTGGCAGCCGCGTGCAGCCTGGTCACGCGAAGACCAGTGGGGTGGGATGGATTACAACCTGTCCCTGATTTGGGCGGCGCCGGACAGCGCATCCGACAGCCTCCTACACACCGTCAACACGGATCCCGACCCCTCGCTCGGCACGGATCGGCAAGAGCGCATTCACACCGATGCAAGCAGCCGGGTTTTGCATGCCCGTGCGCGGTTGCAATGGCGGGGCCAAGAGGGGGAACAGTTCACCCTCACGCCCATCCTGGGGTGGATTCCGTCGGAGAACACATCCTCCAGCCACATGCTGCCGGGGGCCACCGGGGGGGTGCCCTATGACCGCAGCGCCGCCAGCACGGACACGCAGGTGAACTTTGCGCGCCTCAACGCCACGTGGCGCCGGCCAGTGGGGCCAGGGCGGCTGGAGTGGCAAGGCAGCGTCGGGCGTTCGAGTGTTCGCAGCCGGACGCTGCGGCAGGAGTGGCTGGGCCGCAGCGTCACCGACTATGACGACGAGAGCCAGACCCAAGGCCGTTCCGCCCGGTTGCAGTGGAAATACAGCGTGCTCTTGGGTGAGGATCACAACTTGGTCAGCGGTTTGGAGTGGGAGCGTGAGCGTCGCACCGAGGAGCGCACCAGCTTGGAAAACGGCGTGCCCGCTTCGACCGACTTTGGAGCCAACTACCAAGCCCAGGTGAACCGCGTGGCCGGTTATGTGCAAGACGAATGGAGCCTCTCCCGGCAGTGGGCAGCACATGCGGGGCTGCGCGGTGAGTTGCTGCAAACCCGGGGAGACAGTGCCGACGGGATCACCCGCAATCGCAGTGAGGTGTGGTCGCCCATGCTGCACCTGTTGTGGAAGCCTGAGCCTCGCAGCCGTGACCAAGTGCGGTTGAGTCTGACGCGCAGTTATCGCTCACCTGATTTGGGTCAGCTCACGGGGGCGTCGTGGTCTTCCAAGGGCACCAACAGCCCGACCAACCCGGATCGCCGAGGCAATCCAGATTTGCGTCCGGAACTGGCCACGGGGCTGGATCTGGCTGTGGAGCATTACCTGCCGCAAGGGGGGATGCTGAGTGTGTCGCTGTTCGAGCGCCGCCTCAGTGATTACATCCGCACCCTGGTGACGGCAACGCCTCAGGCCGATGGCACGCTGCGCTACGTCTCGCAGCCGCTCAACCAAGGGCGAGCGACGACACGCGGCATCGAGATGGAGGCCAAGTTCAACCTGCGCAGCGTCTGGGCCAACGCCCCGGACACCGATTTGCGCTTCAACCTCAGCCTGTATCGCTCTCGGGTGGATGGTGTGGCAGGCCCCGATAACCGTTTGGACCAGCAAGCCGATGGCACGCTCAACATCGGGGTCGATCACAAAATCGGTTCGGTGATGTTGGGGGGCAATTACGGTTACACCCCCGGCTACACCACCCGTTTGAGCGACAACCAATGGGCGGTGCGCAATGACCGTCGTTCGCTCGATGTGTACGCCCAATGGCAAGTGCGGCCCGACATGCGTTGGCGCTTGTCGGCGTCCAACCTGCTGGCGCGTGACAGTGAATCCAGCAGCATCGTCGGCACTGAAACCGCCACGACGCTGGCCTCAACCGCCCCGCAGTGGCGTTTGCAACTGGAGTTCAAGCTTTGA
- a CDS encoding response regulator transcription factor — MKCLLVDDHGLIRDALAMLISQRCPDVPLRFAASLAEAQDALRTEPDIDLVLLDLQLPDSRGVATVSAVCHCTHTAQVVVLSAEEHASIAQDCARAGAVGFIPKRADFSALDAALAAILQPDLALAPSQAPEPAEDDMLGLTHRQVDVLRLLIEGKSNKLIARALDLSESTIKTHVQAIFERLGVKTRAQAVVAAAKRGWRLTSDAT; from the coding sequence ATGAAATGCCTGTTGGTCGATGATCACGGCCTGATTCGCGATGCGCTGGCCATGCTGATTTCGCAACGGTGTCCGGACGTGCCTTTGCGTTTCGCCGCCAGTTTGGCCGAAGCCCAAGACGCCCTGCGCACCGAACCCGACATCGACTTGGTGCTGCTGGACCTGCAACTGCCCGACAGTCGAGGGGTGGCCACGGTCAGCGCGGTGTGCCACTGCACCCACACAGCCCAGGTCGTGGTGCTGTCAGCGGAGGAGCACGCCAGCATTGCACAAGACTGCGCCCGGGCGGGTGCGGTGGGTTTTATTCCGAAACGGGCCGACTTTTCAGCCCTGGACGCCGCACTGGCAGCGATCCTCCAACCGGATCTCGCTCTAGCCCCTTCACAAGCACCCGAGCCCGCCGAGGACGACATGCTGGGGCTGACCCACCGTCAGGTGGACGTGCTGCGCCTGCTGATCGAAGGCAAATCGAACAAACTCATCGCCCGGGCGCTGGATTTGTCTGAATCGACCATCAAAACCCATGTTCAAGCCATTTTTGAGCGCCTGGGGGTCAAAACACGCGCACAAGCCGTCGTGGCGGCAGCCAAACGCGGCTGGCGCCTGACCTCCGACGCCACTTGA
- a CDS encoding RNA-binding S4 domain-containing protein has product MQQNVTFELRTDHITLDALLKATALAFSGGAAKQMILGGQVQVDGLVEQRRGRKVRANHVVRVHTPDSVHVIHVQAPAENGP; this is encoded by the coding sequence ATGCAACAAAACGTGACATTTGAGTTACGCACCGACCACATCACACTGGATGCCCTGCTCAAAGCCACCGCGCTGGCGTTCAGCGGCGGTGCAGCCAAGCAGATGATTCTGGGGGGTCAGGTGCAGGTAGACGGCTTGGTGGAACAACGCCGAGGCCGCAAAGTGCGGGCCAATCACGTCGTGCGTGTTCACACGCCTGACAGTGTTCATGTGATCCATGTGCAGGCACCTGCGGAGAATGGCCCATGA
- the rlmB gene encoding 23S rRNA (guanosine(2251)-2'-O)-methyltransferase RlmB — translation MSAIRVLYGFHAVSTRLKMAPQTLLEVLFDPARRDARMRSFLAKVEEAGRPMVECDDARLSKLSGGPRHQGVVARVAPLPARHSLDEIMEEVESAKLDAPLVLALDGVTDPHNLGACLRVADGAGAQAVVAPVDHAAGINATVAKVASGAAESVPYLMVTNLARSLNELKERGIRIIGTSDDAEQTLYDIDLSGPVALVLGAEGPGMRPVTRKACDELVRIPMAGAVESLNVSVAAAVCLYEARRQRLAKLPD, via the coding sequence ATGTCTGCAATTCGCGTTTTGTACGGCTTCCACGCCGTGAGCACCCGCCTCAAGATGGCGCCCCAAACCCTGCTCGAAGTGCTTTTCGATCCCGCACGGCGAGACGCACGCATGCGCAGCTTCTTGGCCAAGGTTGAAGAAGCTGGTCGGCCCATGGTGGAGTGCGACGACGCTCGCTTGAGCAAACTCTCGGGCGGGCCGCGCCACCAAGGGGTGGTGGCGCGTGTGGCGCCGCTGCCAGCGCGGCATTCGCTGGACGAGATCATGGAAGAGGTCGAATCCGCCAAGCTGGACGCCCCTTTGGTGCTGGCGCTGGATGGCGTGACCGATCCGCACAACCTGGGTGCCTGCTTGCGTGTGGCCGACGGAGCCGGTGCCCAGGCGGTGGTGGCGCCGGTGGATCACGCGGCTGGCATCAATGCCACGGTGGCCAAGGTGGCTTCGGGGGCCGCCGAGTCGGTGCCTTATTTGATGGTGACGAACTTGGCGCGCAGCCTGAACGAGCTGAAAGAGCGTGGCATCCGCATCATCGGCACCAGCGACGATGCCGAGCAAACCCTCTACGACATCGATTTGAGTGGCCCTGTGGCGCTGGTGCTGGGCGCTGAAGGCCCGGGCATGCGTCCAGTGACCCGCAAAGCGTGTGACGAGCTGGTGCGCATCCCGATGGCGGGCGCGGTGGAAAGCCTGAACGTGTCGGTGGCGGCTGCGGTGTGTTTGTACGAAGCCCGCCGCCAGCGGCTGGCTAAACTGCCCGACTGA
- the upp gene encoding uracil phosphoribosyltransferase produces MPVIAVHHPLVRHKVGLLREADISTKKFRELTGELARLLAYEATADFPLETTTVQCWSGPAEVEQIAGRKVTVVPILRAGLGMLDGVLDMIPNAKVSVVGLARNHDTLQPEPYFEKFVGHLTERTALIIDPMLATGGSMIATVDMLKRQGCRDIRALVLVAAPEGIAALDAAHPDVRCWTAAIDSHLNEVGYIIPGLGDAGDKIFGTKDDNTK; encoded by the coding sequence ATGCCTGTCATCGCCGTACACCACCCGCTGGTGCGCCACAAAGTTGGCTTGCTGCGCGAAGCGGACATTTCCACCAAGAAATTCCGCGAACTCACGGGCGAGCTGGCCCGCTTGCTGGCCTACGAGGCCACCGCCGACTTCCCGCTGGAAACCACCACCGTGCAGTGCTGGAGCGGCCCGGCCGAGGTGGAGCAAATTGCGGGCCGCAAGGTCACCGTGGTGCCCATCCTGCGCGCAGGGCTGGGCATGCTGGATGGGGTGTTGGACATGATCCCCAATGCCAAAGTCAGCGTGGTCGGCTTGGCGCGTAACCATGACACGTTGCAGCCCGAGCCCTACTTCGAAAAGTTTGTCGGCCATTTGACCGAGCGCACGGCCCTCATCATCGATCCGATGCTGGCCACTGGCGGTTCGATGATCGCCACCGTCGACATGCTCAAGCGCCAAGGTTGTCGGGACATTCGCGCTTTGGTGTTGGTGGCTGCGCCCGAGGGCATCGCCGCGCTGGACGCAGCGCACCCCGACGTGCGCTGCTGGACGGCGGCCATTGACAGCCACCTGAATGAAGTCGGCTACATCATTCCTGGCCTGGGTGATGCGGGCGACAAAATTTTCGGCACCAAGGACGACAACACCAAATGA
- a CDS encoding NAD(P)-dependent oxidoreductase, whose protein sequence is MLSVHLRLGDRTRHLVTLADLNRMKPTALFVNTSRAELVEESALVSALNRERPGMAAVDVFESEPILQGHPLLRLENAVCTPHLGYVELDHYELYFNAAIDNALNYLRGTPTNVINPDAFKILR, encoded by the coding sequence GTGTTGTCGGTGCATTTGCGCCTGGGCGATCGCACCCGCCATTTGGTGACGCTGGCGGACTTGAACCGCATGAAACCCACCGCCTTGTTCGTCAACACCTCACGGGCGGAGTTGGTGGAAGAGTCGGCGCTGGTGTCCGCCCTGAATCGGGAACGGCCCGGCATGGCGGCTGTGGACGTGTTCGAATCAGAGCCGATTTTGCAGGGCCACCCGCTGCTGCGGTTGGAAAATGCGGTGTGTACGCCCCACCTCGGCTACGTCGAGCTGGATCACTACGAGCTGTACTTCAACGCCGCCATCGACAATGCGTTGAACTACCTGCGCGGCACCCCCACCAACGTCATCAACCCCGACGCGTTCAAGATCTTGCGCTGA
- a CDS encoding NAD(P)-dependent oxidoreductase yields the protein MNIIILDDYQDAVRKLPCAAKLEGQNFKVFTNTVKGLGQLAVRLRDAEIIIPIRERTLFNRQLLEKLPRLRLIAQTGRVGPHIDVDTCTRLGIAVAEGVSSPQAPAELTWALIMAAMRRLPQYINNLKHGAWQQSGLKAGSMPPNFGLGSRLSGKMLGIWGYGKVGKIVAGYGKAFGMDVRIWASQEGRDRARADGLAVFSTAAKTCSNTATCCRCICAWAIAPAIW from the coding sequence GTGAACATCATCATCCTCGACGACTACCAAGACGCCGTGCGCAAGCTGCCCTGTGCAGCCAAGCTCGAAGGCCAAAACTTCAAGGTCTTCACCAACACGGTCAAAGGGCTGGGCCAGCTGGCCGTGCGCCTGCGCGATGCGGAAATCATCATCCCGATCCGCGAGCGCACCCTGTTCAACCGCCAACTCTTGGAGAAACTGCCACGCCTGCGCCTCATCGCCCAAACCGGACGGGTGGGCCCCCACATCGACGTGGACACCTGCACCCGCCTGGGCATCGCTGTGGCCGAGGGCGTGTCGTCCCCGCAAGCCCCTGCTGAACTGACGTGGGCGCTGATCATGGCCGCCATGCGCCGGCTGCCTCAGTACATCAACAACCTCAAGCACGGCGCCTGGCAACAGTCTGGCTTGAAGGCGGGCTCCATGCCACCCAACTTTGGGCTGGGCTCGCGACTCAGCGGCAAGATGCTGGGAATCTGGGGCTACGGCAAGGTCGGCAAAATCGTGGCCGGTTATGGCAAGGCATTTGGCATGGATGTGCGCATCTGGGCCAGCCAAGAAGGCCGTGATCGGGCCCGGGCCGATGGCTTGGCCGTGTTTTCGACAGCCGCGAAGACTTGTTCGAACACAGCGACGTGTTGTCGGTGCATTTGCGCCTGGGCGATCGCACCCGCCATTTGGTGA
- the nth gene encoding endonuclease III encodes MSPAEVEAFFATLRAANPHPQTELNFSSVFELLAAVLLSAQATDVSVNKATRTLFAIAPTPQRMLALGIEGVEVHIRTIGLYRTKAKHLLETCRLLIERHGGNVPRSRDALEALPGVGRKTANVVLNVAFGEPTMAVDTHIFRLGNRTGLAPGKTPLDVERQLLRRVPPAYRVDAHHWLILHGRYVCQARKPRCGECRVTSVCDHAKALASGHNLAP; translated from the coding sequence ATGAGCCCGGCTGAAGTCGAAGCGTTTTTCGCCACGCTGCGCGCTGCCAATCCGCATCCCCAAACCGAGCTGAACTTCAGCAGCGTGTTCGAGTTGCTGGCTGCGGTGCTGCTGTCCGCCCAGGCGACGGATGTGAGTGTGAACAAAGCCACGCGCACATTGTTTGCCATCGCCCCCACGCCGCAGCGCATGTTGGCTTTGGGCATTGAGGGCGTGGAAGTACACATTCGGACCATCGGTCTGTACCGCACCAAGGCCAAACATTTGCTGGAAACGTGTCGCCTGTTGATCGAACGACACGGCGGTAACGTGCCCCGCAGCCGCGACGCCCTGGAAGCCTTGCCAGGCGTCGGGCGTAAAACCGCCAACGTGGTGCTCAACGTGGCATTTGGCGAACCGACGATGGCGGTGGACACCCACATTTTCCGCCTCGGCAACCGCACCGGCCTGGCGCCCGGCAAAACGCCGCTCGATGTGGAGCGGCAACTCCTGCGCCGTGTGCCCCCCGCCTACCGGGTGGATGCCCACCATTGGCTCATCCTGCATGGCCGCTATGTGTGCCAAGCACGCAAGCCGCGCTGCGGTGAATGCCGGGTGACCTCTGTTTGTGATCACGCCAAGGCCCTGGCCTCAGGGCACAATCTCGCCCCGTGA
- the rsxB gene encoding electron transport complex subunit RsxB translates to MSAPTSPLDLSLAARLDAALPQTQCTRCGYPDCHRYAQAIADGQADINQCPPGGQVGVERLAALTGRPVIPLNPTHGEEKPRAVAVIDENWCIGCTLCMKACPVDCIVGATKRMHTVMEADCTGCELCVPACPVDCIRMEPVTDTRTGWDAWSTAQADAARQRYAFRQMRVEREQRENDERLAAKAAHKLADLENHTLHTDPAVIEKKRAVIEAALARARARKEAITGAPSSSDGSSA, encoded by the coding sequence GTGAGCGCCCCGACTTCCCCCCTCGATCTTTCGCTGGCCGCCCGCCTCGATGCGGCGTTGCCCCAGACGCAGTGCACCCGCTGCGGCTACCCCGATTGCCACCGCTACGCCCAGGCCATCGCCGATGGGCAAGCGGACATCAACCAGTGTCCGCCCGGCGGCCAAGTGGGTGTCGAGCGGTTGGCGGCCTTAACGGGCCGGCCGGTCATCCCGCTGAACCCGACGCATGGGGAAGAGAAACCCCGCGCCGTGGCCGTCATCGACGAAAACTGGTGTATCGGCTGCACGTTGTGCATGAAAGCCTGCCCGGTGGATTGCATCGTCGGTGCCACCAAGCGCATGCACACCGTCATGGAAGCGGATTGCACCGGCTGCGAGCTGTGTGTGCCCGCTTGCCCGGTGGACTGCATCCGCATGGAGCCTGTCACCGACACGCGCACCGGCTGGGACGCTTGGAGCACCGCCCAGGCCGATGCGGCCCGCCAGCGTTATGCCTTCCGCCAGATGCGCGTCGAACGCGAACAGCGCGAGAACGACGAGCGCCTGGCCGCCAAAGCCGCCCACAAACTGGCCGATCTGGAAAACCACACCCTGCACACCGACCCGGCCGTGATCGAGAAGAAGCGTGCTGTGATTGAAGCCGCGCTGGCCCGCGCCCGGGCTCGCAAGGAAGCCATCACCGGCGCCCCGTCCTCCAGCGACGGGTCATCGGCATGA